The following nucleotide sequence is from Rhodothermales bacterium.
CAGTCCCGACTCCACACCGTTCGATGAGTGTTTTGCAGGCACTTCGGGAATCTCCGAGCCCGGCCACCGATGTTGACAGCTTCTCAAAATCGGCAAGCACGTAGTACGCACCCTGCGGCCAGGGAACGTCGAATCCAAGCGCCTCGAGCGTCGTGCACATCAGCTCGCGCTTGCTGGTGTAGTCTTGCTTAAGTCGGACATAGTAATCTTCGCCGAGTTCGGCTGCTGCTGCGACCCCGTGCTGGAGCGGCGTCGGCGCGCAGATGTAAAATAGATCGTTCAGCAACCCCATCTTGTCGATGATCGGGGCGGGCGCCGCCGCGTAGCCAAGTCGCCACCCGGTCATGTTGAAGGTCTTCGAGAATCCCGATATCGTAATCGTGCGCTCGTACGCACCGTCGAGCGATGCCATCGAAATGTGTTCACGCTCGTCGAACACCATGTACTCGTAGATTTCGTCCGTGACCATGAGGATGTCGTGTCGCTCCGCCAGCTTCTGCAGTGCGATTAATTCATCGCGTCGCCACACCTTGCCATGTGGATTTGCCGGTGTCGTGACAATCACGGCCTTCGTACGAGCGGTGACTGCCGACTCCAACTTGTCGAAATCTAGCGTCCAGTCCGGACCTCGCTGGGGAATGGAGATCGGGACCCCACCCGTGGCCAGTATGAGATGCCGGTGATATCCGTAGTACGGCTCGAACAAAATCACTTCATCACCCGGATCCAGTATTGACAGCAGAGCGACTGCAAAGGCACCGGTCGATCCGACACTTACGACGATTTCGTCCTCGGAAGCGCGTGAGATCCGGTTAAAGTTTTGAAGTTTGTCCCGGATAAAGGTCCGCAGAGCTGGTATACCCGAATAGCTCGAATAGGTGGACCGACCTTCCTCTATGGCTGTATGCGCGGCAGCTCGCAACTCCGCGGGCGTCGGAAGGTCGCAGATGCCCTGTCCAAGGTTGACGCCGGCCACGGCGTCAACCATCTGGCTGACCGCGCGTATATCGCTCTGGACTAACCCTTCCGTTCGTTTGGCCAGATGTTTCATCGTTGATCCTCGGGTAGGGACTGTCTATGTTCGCGCATAATAATAGCCGCTGTGGGTGAGACGTGAGTCTGGTACGGGAAATCAAGTTTGTGAATCGGGCAATAGAGATCGCGGCCGCGAATGCGGCGGCGGGACTCGGGCCGTTCGGTGCGGTGGTGGTTCGTGGAGACAAGATCATCGCGGAAGGCACGAATCAGGTCACGTCAACCTTCGATCCAACCGCTCATGCCGAGATCGTTGCCATTCGTAACGCGTGTGATGTGATGGGGTCGTTCCAGTTGACGGGATGCGAGTTGTATGCGTCGTGCGAGCCCTGCCCGATGTGCCTCGGGGCGATCTACTGGGCCCGACCGGACCGCGTGTACTATGCATCAACGCGCCATGACGCCGCTGCCGCCGGATTTGACGACGACTACATCTACACGGAACTTGCTGTGGCGCCGGGAGATCGCCAGCTCAAAATGACTCGCATTATCCGCGATGAAGCGTCCGAACCCTTTCGCGTATGGACCGAGAACAGGGATCGCATTCCGTATTGACGGGCGCTACGATGACAACCGCAACGTAAAAATACGTCTGGCCACATCACGTCCGACGACCACATCCGAATTGCCTATGCCGACGACAATCGGGCCGTCGAAAGGTGCGCAGGATCTTACCTGAAGATGAACGCCCGGCAGTAGCCCGAGCGATTCGAGATAGTCCAGCAGGTCGTGGTCATCGTCGGCTACTCTCCTGATTTCCAGGTCATCGCCGGCTGCGGCGTCGGCAAGTGAACTCAAGACCTCGTCGGCGATGCGCCCGTCGCGTGTCGGGATGGGGTCTCCGTGAGGATCGTGTGTTGGATACCCCAGCATCTCCTCGATCTTGTCTTCGAACTCCTCGGAAATATGATGCTCAAGGTGCTCGGCCTCCTCGTGCATCTTGTCCCACGGATAGTCGAGGACTCGCTTCAGGTAGGTCTCCAGAAGACGGTGATGACGGATGATCTCCAGAGCGACTTTCTCACCGGCCGGCGTCAGCGATACACCTTTGTACGACTCATGATTGGCGAGTCCCATGTCTGCGAGCCTCTTTGCCATACTAGTGACCGACGCGGCGGAGACCCCGAGGGCGCGAGCAATGTCTGTCGTGACCGCAGCATGCTCCCCCTGAAGTTTGTAGATCGTCTTTAAGTAGTCCTCGACTGCCTGACTGGGCATGGGTTCACTGTTTCCAGGTACGCGTGTTCTGGAAAAACACAGGGCCGTTACGTTTGATCCGAGATGAGACTGTCCGGATAGGTGTGGCGAATGAGGGCTTTGGCCAGAAGCAGCCCGGGATCAAAGAGGCGTATTCCTTCCCATTGATGCTCCGGAACGGCCAGCGGGAGCTCGGTACAGCCGAGAATGACACTCTGCGCGCCTTGCTGCTTCAGGGTCTCAATGGATTGCAGTACCTGTTTGCGTGCGTTCGCAGACGGAGGGTTTACGACCTTGAGTCCGTACTCGCGGGAGTACAGCGCATCCATGATCAGGCGGTGGTGCGTGTCCTCGTCGAGTTCGACCGTGTCGAAGCCGGCCTCGGCGAGCGGAGCTGAATAGAGCCGGGTGTGAGAGACGCCGGTGGTTGACAGGATTCCCACTTTTTCGTCGGGACCGATGGTCTGGCGAAGGTGATGAACGGTCTCGGTGATCATGTTGAGCAGCTTCAGGCGGCTTCCAGATTCGGTGAGGCGCCGGGCTACATGATCGAGAATCGGGGGGGCGTGGGCAGTGTTGCAGGGGATGCCGGCAACGGTTGCACCCGCAGCCTCAAGCCGGCGGGCAACCTCGAAGATTGCCTCGCCCGGGTTCGCTCCCTCATTGTGCAGCAGATATCGCGTCCGGTCGGGAATATCGCCGGGGAAGGACATCAAAATGACCGGGAGGTGATCCTGATCGGATGTGGCTCGAGTCAATCCTGTCAATTTGCTGGCGAGGTCCAGGCCTGCGGCCGGACCCATGCCGCTGATGATACCAATGACTGGCTTTTCGCTCATGGAGGTCACCAGGTTCCGTGGTGCTTGTTGGTCGTGTTCGTCGAAAAACGAATTGAGG
It contains:
- a CDS encoding pyridoxal phosphate-dependent aminotransferase; this translates as MKHLAKRTEGLVQSDIRAVSQMVDAVAGVNLGQGICDLPTPAELRAAAHTAIEEGRSTYSSYSGIPALRTFIRDKLQNFNRISRASEDEIVVSVGSTGAFAVALLSILDPGDEVILFEPYYGYHRHLILATGGVPISIPQRGPDWTLDFDKLESAVTARTKAVIVTTPANPHGKVWRRDELIALQKLAERHDILMVTDEIYEYMVFDEREHISMASLDGAYERTITISGFSKTFNMTGWRLGYAAAPAPIIDKMGLLNDLFYICAPTPLQHGVAAAAELGEDYYVRLKQDYTSKRELMCTTLEALGFDVPWPQGAYYVLADFEKLSTSVAGLGDSRSACKTLIERCGVGTVAGSAFYSNPADGRHKLRFCFAKEWDVLQDACERLGRLVR
- a CDS encoding aspartate/glutamate racemase family protein, which encodes MSEKPVIGIISGMGPAAGLDLASKLTGLTRATSDQDHLPVILMSFPGDIPDRTRYLLHNEGANPGEAIFEVARRLEAAGATVAGIPCNTAHAPPILDHVARRLTESGSRLKLLNMITETVHHLRQTIGPDEKVGILSTTGVSHTRLYSAPLAEAGFDTVELDEDTHHRLIMDALYSREYGLKVVNPPSANARKQVLQSIETLKQQGAQSVILGCTELPLAVPEHQWEGIRLFDPGLLLAKALIRHTYPDSLISDQT
- a CDS encoding metal-dependent transcriptional regulator codes for the protein MPSQAVEDYLKTIYKLQGEHAAVTTDIARALGVSAASVTSMAKRLADMGLANHESYKGVSLTPAGEKVALEIIRHHRLLETYLKRVLDYPWDKMHEEAEHLEHHISEEFEDKIEEMLGYPTHDPHGDPIPTRDGRIADEVLSSLADAAAGDDLEIRRVADDDHDLLDYLESLGLLPGVHLQVRSCAPFDGPIVVGIGNSDVVVGRDVARRIFTLRLSS
- a CDS encoding nucleoside deaminase, translated to MNRAIEIAAANAAAGLGPFGAVVVRGDKIIAEGTNQVTSTFDPTAHAEIVAIRNACDVMGSFQLTGCELYASCEPCPMCLGAIYWARPDRVYYASTRHDAAAAGFDDDYIYTELAVAPGDRQLKMTRIIRDEASEPFRVWTENRDRIPY